The Nostoc sp. NIES-3756 DNA window AGTCGGCTGCTATTTGGGGATGTTGGGAAAGTAAAAACAACGTCCAAGTTAAAGCGTTGGCGCTGGTTTCATGTCCAGCCGCAAAGATGACGCTGACATGGCCTAGTAATTCATCTTCGGTTAGTCCTAAGCCACTTTCTGCATCCCGCGCTTGAATAAGCATTGAGAGGACATCCCCGGAGTCTAAGCCTTGGGTTTGTTTTTGGCGGATGAGAGTACGCATTTCATCATCTAGCTGCGCCATTAAACTCAGCATACGGTGGAAAGGTAGACCTGGGATATCGAATGGTAGGATGGCGATCGCAGGTGAACCCAACAAAGTACCAATTTGCTGCAATAATTTCGCACTTTTACCACCCTCATCACCAATATCCGCACCAAATAAGGTTTTAGTAGCGACTCGCAAAGTTAGCATTCGCATCACTTCACAAAGATTCACAGATTTACCTATTGATAATTGTTCTAAAACCGATTGGGTAATAGTCACAATATCATCACAATAAGACTCAATACGCTGCCTATGAAAAGCTGGCATTAATAACTGGCGATGCTGACGATGAGTTGTACTATTAACGCCAAATAAACCTACACCAAAATGTTTTAAAGTTTCCGTGCGTGGAGACTCATTACGCTTGCGATACAAGCCTCCAGTTAACGGATATTTATGATAAATCTCATGCTGACTTGTAACTTCCCGAACATTTTCCGGGCCATAAGCCAGCACAGTACCAGGACAGTAATCTTCTGATGAGTAAAGATTTGTCCCGCCTCCTGCTACTAAAGACACCACTGAACCATATTTTTTAAATAGACGACGCGATAAAGCAATAGAGTCTTGAACATATTCTACAAGCGGTGCAATGCGTCCAAAAATGGGTAAAGGATTAGGCCCAGGTACAGTTAATCTTGGTCTATCGGTGGTTGTTGTCATCTTTATCTAAAACACCAGGAATATAGAAATGTTAGTCTATTATTCCTTAATGAGATAATAAAAATTTGTTCTCAATTGATGGGTTAACCTATTAAATATTTAATAATTTTTTGCTAGATAGAATACAGTATTTAATTAGCAGTTGTCGGTTGTTTTATAATAACTTTTTTATATGTGATATGTTTATTTTTTGAGTATCAAAATCATAAACATTATTCTGTTAAGTAGAAGCACTAAATTAAACTAAAAAAGAAGTTGCTGGGTTTCGACTGCGCTCAACCCTCGTCTTCTCTAGGATCGAGCATTGAGCGCAGTCGAAATGCGTCTTCTAAATAATTGTGTTCACATACTTATCATGCGTTTTTATCAACCCTTATCCTATGCGTAAATTTATCATCGACACAGATACAGCTTCTGATGATGCCGTAGCGTTAATTATGGCGCACCATTGGCCGGATGTTGAAGTTTTAGCAGTAACAATAGTCAACGGTAATGTTCCCGTTGAACAAGGGGTAAAGAATGCTTTATACACCCTTGATGTATGCAACGCTTCTATACCTGTATATGTCGGTTGTAACAAGCCAATACTGCGGGAAGCTAGTTATGCTGATTGGTTTCACGGCAAAGATGGTATGGGTAACATGTTCTATCCAGAGCCGAAAAGCAAACCCCAATTAACACATGCTATTGATGCGATTATTGAAACTATTAAAAAATATCCTGGAGAAATTACATTGGTAACGTTGGGGCCGTTAACAAATATTGCGGCTGCACTTTTAAAAGCGCCAGAAATAGCCCCATTAGTTCAGCGTTGCGTAATTATGGGGGGTGCTGCAAATACAGTTGGCAACGTCACACCTGCGGCTGAGTATAACATTTGGGTAGACCCAGAAGCCGCCAAGATTGTCTTTCATAGCGGTATGGCGATGGAGATGGTTGGTTGGGAATTGAGCCGCCACGATGCAGCGTTGACGGCGGCGGAAGTGGAAACAATAAGAAACTTCGGGACGGAAAGGGCGCATTTAGCGATGGACTGCAACAAAACAGCCTTAGAAGTTTCCATGAAAATGCAAGGTGCTGTTGGTTTAACTCTAGCTGATCCTGTAGCGATCGCAGTTGCCCTTGACCCAAATATTATCACCCGTCAAGGCAAATACTTTGTAGACGTGGAAATAAATAGCGAACTAACGAGAGGCGCTACAGTCGTCGATGAGCTAGGAGTTTTAAATAAACAGCCAAATATCAACGTAGTTTGGGAAATAAATGTACCCAAATGGAAGGAAATTTTATATCGTTGTTTGCGGTAATTAAGTCAATAGTCCATAGTCAACAGTCCATAGTCCAAAGGTAGAAGGCTTCTTCCTTTTCTCTTTTCCCTTTCTCCTTCATCTCCCCCTACTCCCTACTCCTCAGCCTCAACTACTATCTTGCGACTGCTAGATGAATTTATTGGAACCTTTGCCAAAGTAAGGTTAAAATCACAGGCAAACTTTAAATCTGGAGTGGGACTATGAAGACTGCGGAAAAGTTGGCTGCTGGTTGGTTATTAACACTCGGATTCACGTTTCTTACATTATCAGCTTCTGCGGTAGCGCAAATTCATACCATGCTTAAACCCATACCCACAGGTAATAATGAGCTGATTGTGGTTGATGATGTAAATATCCCTGCTCTCAATGAACTAAAAAATACTGCTACAAATGGTGTGATATTTGGCGTGCCGACAATTATTTTAGGAACGTGGCTCGGTGTAGGGCTATACTTGCAAGAAAGAAATTCCAAGAAAGCACTTCAGCAGCAATTAAGCGATCGCCTACAAGCTACCTTTTATGGGATGATCCAAGAGAATCAAGGAAGGATTACAGTTTTAGGCTTTGCCATGCAGTCACAACTCCCTACAGCCACTGCTAGGGAATATTTAGATAATAAAGCTAAAGAATTAAACGCTAATTTCAAAGTTAGTGAAGAAGGTTCAGTATCATATCATTTTGATGTCTGATTCCCTATCTCTTGACAATTTAGTCTAATGACGCAGATTTTTTTAAGCGTAGCAGCCATTTTAGGTGGTTTATCTGTTGCTGCTGGGGCTTTCGCTTCCCATGCCCTACGAGAGAAAATTAGTGAGCGATCGCTAGAAATTTTTGAAACTGGCGCTCGTTACCAAATGTACCACGCTCTAGCACTCCTACTAGTAGCCGTCTTAATAACTCGCCTAGAAACACCACCAACAACCTTGATAGCAAGTGGCTGGTTATTTATTCTAGGCATTGCCATTTTTTCCGGCAGCTTATATGCCCTCAGCCTAACTGGAATTAAAATTTTAGGTGCTATCACCCCACTCGGCGGTGTTGCCTTTTTACTTGGCTGGGGTGCTTTAGCTGTCGCCGCCTTCAGTTTAAAGTTTTAAAAGCGTCAAAAATCAAAACCTCTTCTCTTGTGTTCTCTGCGTCTCTGTGGTTAATAAAGTTTAAACCACAGAGGCACAGAGACACAGAGATTAAATTTTGAGTTATTAATAATCAAGCATCCTGCTCAATGTTTAGTAAACTAAATAACTAACAAGCCTTCAAAGCTTCCTAGCCCGGCGGGAGCATTGAAAGAAGTAGGCAACTTGATTTACTTAAAGATATGGCGCTTATAGTTCAGAAATTCGGTGGTACATCTGTCGGTTCAGTCGAACGCATCCAAGCAGTAGCACAGCGTGTCTATAAAACAGTACAAGCAGGAAATTCACTGGTTGTAGTAGTTTCCGCTATGGGGAAAACTACCGATGGACTCGTCAAGTTAGCCAATGAAATTTCTCACAACCCTAACCGCCGGGAAATGGATATGTTGCTTTCTACAGGCGAACAAGTCACCATTGCGCTTTTGAGTATGGCATTGCAGGAACTCGGACAACCAGCAATTTCCATGACTGGCGCACAGGTAAGTATTGTTACTGAAGCTGAACATACTCGCGCCCGAATTTTACACATCGAAACTGAGCGCCTACAACGTCATCTAGATGAAGGGAAGGTGGTTGTCGTAGCTGGGTTTCAAGGCATATCTAGCAACGGTGAATTAGAAATTACCACCTTGGGACGGGGTGGTTCCGATACCTCAGCCGTAGCTTTAGCCGCCGCCTTACAAGCAAACTTCTGTGAAATTTATACAGACGTACCGGGTATTCTCACTACAGACCCCCGCCTCGTTCCTGAAGCCCAGTTAATGGCGGAGATTACCTGTAATGAAATGCTAGAGTTGGCAAGTTTGGGAGCAAAAGTCCTCCATCCCCGCGCTGTGGAGATTGCCCGTAACTATGGTATGCCTTTAGTAGTCAAGTCTAGTTGGACAGATGATCCTGGTACTTGGGTAACTACGCCCAAACCCCAAGGGCGATCGCTCGTCAATTTAGAATTAGCCCGTCCAGTGGATGAAGTAGAATTAGACACAGACCAAGCCAAGGTAGCCTTATTACGTGTACCCGATAAACCAGGGGTAGCAGCAAGGCTATTTGGGGAAATTGCCCGGCAAAAGGTAGACGTAGATTTAATTATTCAATCAATCCACGAAGGTAATAGTAATGACATCGCCTTCACCGTCACCACACCTATATTAAAACGAGCCGAAGCCGTAGCAGCTGCGATCGCTCCCTCCCTCCGTAACCCCACCAACCCCAAATCTGACGAAGCCGAGGTAATGTTAGAACAAAACATTGCCAAAGTCAGCATTGCTGGCGCAGGTATGATCGGCCGTCCTGGGGTAGCCGCGAAGATGTTTGCCACCCTAGCCGAAGCTGGCGTGAACATCCAAATGATTTCCACCAGCGAAGTCAAGGTGAGTTGTGTAGTTGATGCCCTAGATGGCGATCGCGCTATTACAGCCTTACGCAAAGCCTTTGAGATAGAAGTAGGGGAAGGTAGGGGAGATGAGGAAGTAGGGGGAGTAGGGGGAGATAAACTATTTTATTTATCCCCCTCATCTCCCTCATCTCCCTCATCCGCCTCATCCCCCCCACCTCCCCCCGTTCGCGGTATCGCCCTAGACTTAAACCAAGCCCGTCTGGCAATTCGTCAAGTACCAGATCGTCCAGGGATGGCGGCGCAATTATTCGGCATCCTGGCAAAGCACAATATCAGCGTGGACATGATTATTCAGTCCCAACGTTGTCGCATTGTTGATGGTGTTCCCCGTCGAGATATTGCTTTCACCGTCCCCCGCATTGATGGCGAAACAGCACAGCAATTACTTACCCAAGTAGCAGGACAATTAGGTTGGGGTGACGTAGTTTTAGATAGTGCGATCGCTAAAGTTAGTATCGTTGGTGCAGGGATGGTTGGACAACCAGGCGTAGCCGCCAAAATGTTTGACGCATTAGCGAAACACCAAATCAATATTCAGATGATTGCAACTTCGGAAATTAAAATTAGCTGCGTTGTCTCTCAAGAACAAGGTGTTCAGGCTTTGCAAGTCATTCACTCAGCTTTTGAGTTAGCAGGTAGTGAAAAGTTTGTCGTCCCTGCGTAGTTAGGGGAAGGGTAGTTTTGGGCTGATGAAATTAATGATTTCACTGCTTCACAGCCTACTAAACTATCCTATTCGGAAAAATTTTTTAACCTCTTCACAGGTAGAACCACTTGCGGGATTTTTTTGTAACTTTCTAAGCGTCGATCTAATTCTTGTTGTTGCGCTGCACTCAAGGGAATCTCCTCTTGCTGTTCTAAGGTACGGTTCCATAAATCTTCAGCAAGTTGGATACGTTCTGCAACGGTGAGTTGAGAAATTTCAACTTTTAACAGAGGATGAGAACCCATGAGTACAGGAGTTAGGATTGAATTTTCAAAGATTCTACAACATTGCAGCTTGAAGTATTGGCAACGCAATTAGCGATCGCCATTCACCTCTGTCAGTAATGTCAATATTGATTCTGGAAAATACCTTGACACCGCCACTGACCTAGAATACATTAAGAAATGTGTAATGCTTTAAGATTTTTTAACACTTTCTCTTTCAATTAATAATTTTCTAGCTAGTAATAATCTTTCTTAGGAGGTTAATACCGCTTTATTTAGTAGGTGCTTAACTAACCTTGATAACCGAACGTGATTTATAATAACGAGCGTTCGATATAAATTAACCGTAACCATGCCTAAGATTGTTGATCATGACCAATATCGTAAAGAACTGCTCAATAAATGCTTTGATTTGTTTGCCGAAAAAGGCTATGGTTCCGTCACCATGAGGCAAATTTCTCAAGGATTAAAGGTTTCTACAGGTACGCTTTATCATTACTTTCCCAGCAAAGAAACATTATTTGAGCAATTAGTGGAGGAAATAAGTAAACAAGATATCAGTGCAGCATTAGCGGAAATGGATGGTGCAAAAACCATAGAAGAAGCCATGACAGCATTAGGCAGATATTTAGTCAGAAATGAAGACTACTGCATCAAGTGGACATATATTTGGGT harbors:
- a CDS encoding cytochrome P450 produces the protein MTTTTDRPRLTVPGPNPLPIFGRIAPLVEYVQDSIALSRRLFKKYGSVVSLVAGGGTNLYSSEDYCPGTVLAYGPENVREVTSQHEIYHKYPLTGGLYRKRNESPRTETLKHFGVGLFGVNSTTHRQHRQLLMPAFHRQRIESYCDDIVTITQSVLEQLSIGKSVNLCEVMRMLTLRVATKTLFGADIGDEGGKSAKLLQQIGTLLGSPAIAILPFDIPGLPFHRMLSLMAQLDDEMRTLIRQKQTQGLDSGDVLSMLIQARDAESGLGLTEDELLGHVSVIFAAGHETSANALTWTLFLLSQHPQIAADLLDELESVLQGAPPTVEKLQQLPLLERVIKESLRVLPPVPWNARVTSQPTSLGGYELPTGTEVFVSIYHTHHMPEIFPNPEKFDPKRWEQKEPTMYEYNPFSAGSRICIGAPFALMEIKIVLAMLLTQYRLQYIPQQRLDRDALIVMAPKYGMQMLINKQDRQFTKGVGSVRGNVCEMVELNN
- a CDS encoding nucleoside hydrolase, translating into MRKFIIDTDTASDDAVALIMAHHWPDVEVLAVTIVNGNVPVEQGVKNALYTLDVCNASIPVYVGCNKPILREASYADWFHGKDGMGNMFYPEPKSKPQLTHAIDAIIETIKKYPGEITLVTLGPLTNIAAALLKAPEIAPLVQRCVIMGGAANTVGNVTPAAEYNIWVDPEAAKIVFHSGMAMEMVGWELSRHDAALTAAEVETIRNFGTERAHLAMDCNKTALEVSMKMQGAVGLTLADPVAIAVALDPNIITRQGKYFVDVEINSELTRGATVVDELGVLNKQPNINVVWEINVPKWKEILYRCLR
- a CDS encoding TetR/AcrR family transcriptional regulator, which encodes MPKIVDHDQYRKELLNKCFDLFAEKGYGSVTMRQISQGLKVSTGTLYHYFPSKETLFEQLVEEISKQDISAALAEMDGAKTIEEAMTALGRYLVRNEDYCIKWTYIWVNFCQHQGAKEVQNNIVFKRVNRRYQQAVCDFLGIQDMVIASFVLSLVNGLILEKLWCNETIDIQEQCALLGKMLKAYLQQNQVDKMANCHNN
- a CDS encoding aspartate kinase — encoded protein: MALIVQKFGGTSVGSVERIQAVAQRVYKTVQAGNSLVVVVSAMGKTTDGLVKLANEISHNPNRREMDMLLSTGEQVTIALLSMALQELGQPAISMTGAQVSIVTEAEHTRARILHIETERLQRHLDEGKVVVVAGFQGISSNGELEITTLGRGGSDTSAVALAAALQANFCEIYTDVPGILTTDPRLVPEAQLMAEITCNEMLELASLGAKVLHPRAVEIARNYGMPLVVKSSWTDDPGTWVTTPKPQGRSLVNLELARPVDEVELDTDQAKVALLRVPDKPGVAARLFGEIARQKVDVDLIIQSIHEGNSNDIAFTVTTPILKRAEAVAAAIAPSLRNPTNPKSDEAEVMLEQNIAKVSIAGAGMIGRPGVAAKMFATLAEAGVNIQMISTSEVKVSCVVDALDGDRAITALRKAFEIEVGEGRGDEEVGGVGGDKLFYLSPSSPSSPSSASSPPPPPVRGIALDLNQARLAIRQVPDRPGMAAQLFGILAKHNISVDMIIQSQRCRIVDGVPRRDIAFTVPRIDGETAQQLLTQVAGQLGWGDVVLDSAIAKVSIVGAGMVGQPGVAAKMFDALAKHQINIQMIATSEIKISCVVSQEQGVQALQVIHSAFELAGSEKFVVPA
- a CDS encoding DUF423 domain-containing protein, which translates into the protein MTQIFLSVAAILGGLSVAAGAFASHALREKISERSLEIFETGARYQMYHALALLLVAVLITRLETPPTTLIASGWLFILGIAIFSGSLYALSLTGIKILGAITPLGGVAFLLGWGALAVAAFSLKF